A region of the Dehalococcoidales bacterium genome:
ACCGGTACCGATGCCGAAGCCTGCGCCTATCTCTATACCGCCGGGCTGAGTTTCCCGATGGACCACGACTGGAGCCGGATCTATCTCTATGTCTCTACCAAAACCTATACCCGGCATAAAGGTGGAGAGATGCCGGAAGATATCCGGGTTGAGAGCCTTGATGATTACCAGATGGCTGAGCTCAAGAGGCTAAAGGATTGGATATTCCACCAGCGGGTAAAGGTAAGGCAGGAGAGGGAGAGGGCGGATAGGCGAATAGAACGGGAGGAAGCTGAGGAACAAAGGAAATCCGAACAGCCGGAGCTGTTCGAGTTCTGAGATAATAGGTAAGATGTCAGTGGTTAGGCCTGGGGGAAGAAATTTCCCCAGGCCTTTTTCTTTACAATTATATCCGTGCCTATTGACTTTATCCCACGAGTGGTTTAAGCTCAGGGAAAACTAGGAAGGAGGTAATCCATGCAAGCGTACTGCGTTAAATGTCGAGCGAAAAAGGAAATGAAGAATCCCAAGAGCGTTACCATGAAAAATGGAAGACCAGCAACACAAGGGATTTGCCCTAGCTGCGGCACCAAAATGTTCCGAATCGGTAAGTAATAGCTTGCTCAGGGTATTTGATACTAGAGCTGGATATCTGGTCAGGGATATCCAGCTCTATTTGTGTCTGTCATGCTGGAAAGCTTTGTCGGATTATAAAGCGGTAAACATAAAAAGTACTTTAACGGTTGAATAAGCGAAGCACTGACCTGATGCTCTTCTCCCAAGAAAACTACATGCCGCTTTGATAGTAATTATACGCACAAACCTGTCACGCTTAATTTTACTACTACTCTTGTGCTGTTATACTGAATAGTGCTTTCTCATTCTGATTCCGTTTTGTCATCTTACAAGCTCGTATCATTAATACCGGGGTCTTCCCGGAATGCAGAACCTTATTGGTGACTCCGCCGAAAGCCCATCTCATGACACCGCTCCAGCCGTGGCTGGACATAGCGACGAGATCTATATCGTTTGCTTCAGCATAGTTGATAATCATATCAGGTGGGTAACCTGATATGATATCAATAGAGTTTGTCAACCCCTTTTCTTGAAGCGACATGCTCACGTTTCCCAGGTATTCAGTGGCGTCAACTATTCTTTCCTCATCCCCCTTTGCTGCCTGGTCAACCAGCTCCGCTAGTTCTTTAGTTATGAAGCCATGAAAACTGTCGAACTGGATCGAGGATGGT
Encoded here:
- a CDS encoding DUF5679 domain-containing protein; the protein is MQAYCVKCRAKKEMKNPKSVTMKNGRPATQGICPSCGTKMFRIGK